Proteins encoded together in one Cicer arietinum cultivar CDC Frontier isolate Library 1 chromosome 4, Cicar.CDCFrontier_v2.0, whole genome shotgun sequence window:
- the LOC101514131 gene encoding casein kinase 1-like protein HD16 produces MPQLRSGVRRARVAAVAQKESKPPKKNVAARGRPRTRLAAKKSERENPLKQLLNPPPDTYVEPPPPTVNVIEQGVAAMVDERGGGLSANKDKAVAVAPEEDANTPPLPDKVQVGGSPLYKVERKLGKGGFGQVFVGRRERANAPGAIEVALKFEHRNSKGCSYGPPYEWQVYNTLGGSHGIPKVHYKGRQGEYYVMVMDILGPSLWDVWNTSGQSMSPEMVSCIAVESLSILEKLHAKGYVHGDVKPENFLLGQPSTAQEKKLFLVDLGLATKWKDSSSGKHTEYDQRPDMFRGTVRYASVHAHLGRTASRRDDLESLAYTLIFLHRGRLPWQGFQGDGKSFLVCKKKMGTSPEMLCCFCPAPFKLFLETVVNMKFDEEPNYSKLISLFDGMLGPNPALRPINTEGAQKVGQKRGRLNADADDDSQPKKKVRSGIPASQWISVYNARLPMKQRYHYNVADGRLAQHIERGIADDLLISCVSCCSNLWALIMDAGTNYSAQVYKLSPLFLHKEWILEQWDKNYYITSVAGASNGSSVVVMSKGTRYTQQSYKVSESFPYKWINKKWKEGFHVTSMGTAGSRWGIVMSRNAGFSDQVVELDFLYPSEGIHKRWDNGYRITATAATLDQSALILSIPRNRPGDETQETLRTSQFPSAHVKEKWSKNLYLAHLCYGRTVG; encoded by the exons ATGCCTCAGCTTCGTAGTGGAGTTCGACGCGCTCGTGTTGCCGCCGTAGCTCAGAAAGAATCCAAACCACCGAAGAAAAACGTGGCGGCGAGGGGGAGACCCAGAACTAGATTGGCGGCGAAGAAATCGGAGCGTGAGAATCCGTTGAAACAGTTATTGAATCCTCCTCCTGATACTTACGTTGAACCACCACCACCGACGGTGAACGTTATAGAACAAGGCGTGGCTGCGATGGTTGATGAAAGAGGTGGTGGATTGAGTGCTAATAAGGACAAGGCTGTTGCCGTTGCTCCAGAGGAAGATGCCAACACTCCACCTCTTCCTGATAAG GTTCAAGTAGGAGGATCGCCTCTTTACAAGGTAGAGAGGAAACTTGGTAAAGGTGGATTTGGTCAGGTTTTTGTTGGCCGTCGCGAGCGAGCGAATGCTCCTGGAGCTATTGAG GTTGCTCTGAAATTTGAACATAGAAACAGTAAAGGTTGCAGCTATGGCCCTCCTTATGAGTGGCAAGTATACAA CACCCTTGGTGGTAGTCATGGAATACCTAAAGTACACTATAAAGGAAGACAAGGAGAGTATTATGTGATG GTTATGGACATTCTTGGTCCAAGTTTGTGGGATGTATGGAATACCTCAGGCCAATC GATGTCTCCTGAAATGGTCTCGTGTATAGCTGTTGAGTCCTTATCGATACTAGAGAAGTTGCACGCAAAAGG TTATGTACATGGAGATGTAAAACCAGAAAACTTTTTACTAGGTCAACCCAGCACAGCACAGGAGAAGAAGTTGTTTCTTGTTGACCTTGGATTAG CAACAAAGTGGAAAGATTCCTCAAGTGGAAAGCATACTGAATATGATCAACGCCCTGACATGTTTAG AGGGACTGTTCGATACGCTAGCGTTCATGCCCATTTGGGAAGAACTGCCAGTAGAAGGGATGATCTTGAATCACTTGCATACACACTAATCTTTCTTCACAGGGGCCGATTACCATGGCAAGGTTTTCAG GGTGATGGCAAATCCTTCCTCGTTTGCAAAAAGAAAATGGGAACATCTCCTGAGATGCTGTGCTGCTTTTGCCCCGCTCCCTTTAAGCTATTTCTCGAGACTGTGGTGAACATGAAATTTGACGAAGAACCCAACTATTCGAAGCTAATATCCTTGTTTGATGGTATGCTCGGACCCAATCCTGCGTTGCGACCAATTAATACTGAAGGCGCTCAAAAA GTTGGGCAAAAGCGGGGTAGATTGAATGCTGATGCAGATGATGATTCACAGCCCAAAAAGAAGGTCCGTTCAGGGATTCCTGCTTCACAATGGATTTCAGTTTACAATGCTAGACTACCGATGAAACAAAG GTATCATTACAATGTGGCTGATGGAAGATTAGCACAACATATTGAGAGAGGGATTGCTGATGACCTTCTTATTAGTTGTGTATCATGTTGTTCAAATCTATGGGCACTTATCATGGATGCTGGAACTAATTATTCCGCTCAAGTTTACAAATTGTCGCCATTATTTTTACACAAG GAGTGGATCTTGGAACAATGGGATAAGAACTACTACATCACTTCCGTTGCAGGGGCCAGTAATGGCAGCTCTGTTGTGGTCATGTCAAAAG GTACGCGGTATACGCAACAATCATACAAAGTAAGTGAATCTTTCCCCTACAAATGGATAAACAAGAAGTGGAAAGAAGGTTTTCATGTCACCTCAATGGGTACTGCTGGAAGTCGCTGGGGTATAGTTATGTCTCGCAATGCTGGATTCAGTGATCAG GTGGTGGAACTTGATTTTCTCTATCCAAGTGAAGGCATCCATAAACGTTGGGATAATGGTTATAGGATTACAGCAACTGCAGCTACATTGGATCAATCTGCGCTTATATTAAGTATCCCGAGGAACAGGCCTGGTGATGAAACTCAGGAAACTCTGCGTACATCTCAATTTCCCAGCGCTCATGTTAAG GAAAAATGGTCAAAAAACCTTTATCTTGCCCATTTGTGCTATGGGCGCACAGTAGGCTGA